In a genomic window of uncultured Flavobacterium sp.:
- a CDS encoding NAD(P)-dependent oxidoreductase: protein MKFGIIKERKSPPDRRVVFAPGELAKLKQTYHDAVVEVESSDIRIFSDLQYKSMGITVTEDVSGCDVLFGVKEVPVENLIPNKAYFFFSHTIKKQPYNRKLLQAILEKNIDLYDHETIVDAENRRLIGFGKYAGMVGVYNGIRAFGIKFELFKLPKAETLAGKDDLIKHLKRITMPALKFVITGTGKVGSGAKEILDAIKIKEITVENYLTKNYTQAVYVQLDVLEYNKRIDGEVLDFNDFIAHPEAYVSDFEKFTKVTDIYFAGHFYASGAPMILTKEMLNANDCKLKVVADISCDVNGPIACTLRSSTIAEPLYGYFPLEDKEVDVFHPAAVVVMAVDNLPCEIPKDASEGFGEQFMEHVIPAFFNNDKDGILKRAKITENGKLTPRFAYLQDYVDGK, encoded by the coding sequence ATGAAATTTGGAATCATAAAAGAAAGAAAAAGCCCACCAGATCGTCGAGTTGTTTTTGCTCCGGGCGAATTGGCAAAACTTAAACAAACGTATCATGATGCTGTTGTTGAGGTAGAAAGTTCAGATATCAGAATTTTTTCAGACCTTCAATATAAAAGTATGGGCATTACCGTTACAGAAGATGTTTCTGGTTGTGATGTTTTATTTGGTGTAAAAGAAGTTCCTGTAGAAAATTTAATTCCAAATAAAGCTTATTTTTTCTTTTCTCATACCATTAAAAAGCAACCTTATAATAGAAAATTGCTACAAGCGATTTTAGAAAAAAATATCGATTTGTATGATCATGAAACTATTGTTGATGCAGAAAATCGACGTTTAATTGGTTTTGGAAAATATGCTGGAATGGTTGGTGTTTACAACGGAATTCGTGCTTTTGGAATAAAATTTGAATTATTTAAATTGCCAAAAGCAGAAACTCTTGCAGGTAAAGACGATTTAATTAAGCATTTGAAGCGCATTACAATGCCAGCTTTGAAGTTCGTAATTACAGGAACTGGAAAGGTTGGGAGCGGAGCTAAAGAAATTCTGGATGCTATTAAAATAAAAGAAATTACGGTTGAGAATTATCTAACTAAAAATTACACACAAGCTGTTTATGTGCAATTAGATGTTTTAGAATATAATAAGCGTATCGATGGCGAGGTTTTAGATTTTAATGATTTTATTGCGCATCCTGAAGCTTATGTTTCTGATTTCGAAAAATTTACTAAGGTCACAGATATTTATTTTGCAGGTCATTTTTATGCAAGTGGAGCTCCAATGATTTTGACAAAAGAAATGCTTAATGCAAATGATTGTAAACTTAAAGTTGTAGCTGATATTTCGTGCGATGTAAACGGTCCAATTGCCTGTACTTTGCGTTCTTCGACAATTGCAGAACCTTTATATGGTTATTTTCCTTTGGAAGATAAAGAAGTGGATGTTTTTCACCCTGCAGCTGTTGTTGTAATGGCAGTTGATAATTTGCCATGCGAAATTCCGAAAGATGCAAGCGAAGGTTTTGGAGAGCAATTTATGGAACACGTAATTCCTGCTTTCTTTAATAATGATAAAGACGGAATCCTAAAACGCGCAAAAATAACTGAAAACGGAAAGTTAACACCAAGATTTGCCTATTTGCAAGATTACGTAGACGGTAAATAA
- a CDS encoding serine hydrolase domain-containing protein has protein sequence MQMNFLKRTNIAQILILILVLSSCGKDKKTSVDKASTIEDTLPKMKPLGPEKRISQAYINSVAGRINHFYNKNWPNNSMNGSFLVARNGQIIFERYNGYANKNEGTKITANTPVQIASVSKVLTATAVLKLVNAGKIDLDQKVNTILKTFPYEDCTVRMLLSHRSGMRNYAYFTDHDKSVWDRHNQLTNQDILDILATKNIGLESKTGTRFGYCNTNYAMLALIIEKITGLKYKEAMSQMIFKPLGMTNTYVFDDDKDRKTIVPSYKGNGAEIGFDYLDNVYGDKNIFSTVRDLLKFDRARNSPDFLKPALLKEVYTGNSNERKGTKNYGLGIRMINWETGQNYYFHNGWWHGNTSSYIPLMKEHVTIIALSNKMTRNTYAVRKLAPIFGDYPFNFKDEE, from the coding sequence ATGCAAATGAATTTCCTTAAGAGAACAAATATAGCACAAATACTTATTCTAATTTTAGTTTTAAGTTCGTGCGGAAAAGATAAAAAAACGAGTGTTGACAAAGCTTCAACAATAGAAGATACTTTACCAAAAATGAAACCTTTAGGTCCTGAAAAACGAATTTCACAAGCCTATATAAATTCAGTAGCCGGAAGAATAAATCACTTTTATAACAAAAACTGGCCAAACAATAGTATGAACGGAAGTTTTTTGGTTGCCAGAAATGGCCAAATTATTTTTGAGCGCTATAATGGTTATGCTAATAAAAATGAAGGAACTAAAATAACTGCCAATACACCTGTTCAAATTGCTTCTGTGAGTAAAGTTCTTACTGCAACAGCGGTTTTAAAACTGGTTAATGCCGGCAAAATTGATTTGGATCAAAAGGTAAATACGATTTTAAAAACATTTCCGTACGAAGATTGTACTGTTAGAATGTTGTTAAGTCACCGAAGCGGAATGCGTAATTATGCTTATTTCACAGATCATGACAAATCGGTTTGGGATAGACATAATCAACTTACCAATCAAGATATTTTAGATATTTTAGCAACAAAAAATATTGGATTAGAGTCAAAAACTGGAACTCGTTTTGGTTATTGCAATACCAATTATGCGATGCTTGCACTTATAATCGAAAAAATTACTGGTTTGAAATATAAAGAAGCAATGTCTCAAATGATTTTTAAACCTTTGGGAATGACAAATACTTATGTTTTTGACGATGATAAAGATCGCAAAACAATTGTTCCTTCATATAAAGGTAATGGCGCAGAAATTGGTTTTGATTATTTGGACAATGTTTATGGAGACAAAAACATTTTCTCTACAGTTAGAGATCTTTTGAAATTTGACAGAGCCAGAAATTCACCTGACTTTTTGAAACCGGCTTTATTAAAAGAAGTTTATACCGGTAACAGTAACGAACGAAAAGGAACTAAAAATTACGGTTTAGGAATTAGAATGATTAATTGGGAAACCGGACAAAATTATTATTTCCACAATGGATGGTGGCACGGAAATACCTCATCTTATATTCCATTGATGAAAGAGCATGTGACCATTATTGCATTATCTAACAAGATGACCAGAAACACTTATGCTGTTCGTAAACTGGCGCCAATTTTTGGTGATTATCCTTTTAATTTTAAAGACGAAGAATAA
- a CDS encoding porin family protein: MKKSMLIICTLFFGVTVMAQTQKVKLGVKAGLNLASLNFDESELNSSNKTGFTAGFMVEIPMAKNFSLQPELLYSQQGSKTSFSDKDVTNSHYKSTIDLNYLNIPVMLKYYVFEGLSIQAGPQIGILLKANNKYQDNFLGYENHESFNLKDYSTGIDTSVNFGLGYQFKDKFYTDARYNISYSNAFKEGDANHFINNDMKNRVFQITIGYFF, from the coding sequence ATGAAAAAATCAATGCTCATTATATGCACACTATTTTTTGGTGTGACTGTTATGGCCCAAACCCAAAAAGTTAAACTAGGTGTAAAAGCAGGTTTAAATTTGGCAAGCCTTAATTTTGATGAAAGCGAACTAAACTCATCAAACAAAACAGGATTTACGGCAGGGTTTATGGTCGAAATTCCAATGGCGAAAAACTTTTCGCTTCAACCGGAATTGTTGTACAGTCAGCAAGGATCGAAAACTTCTTTTTCTGATAAAGACGTAACCAATTCGCATTATAAAAGTACAATAGACCTGAATTACCTGAATATTCCTGTAATGCTGAAATATTACGTATTCGAAGGATTAAGCATACAAGCAGGACCTCAAATAGGAATACTTTTAAAGGCAAATAATAAATATCAGGATAATTTTTTAGGATATGAAAATCACGAAAGTTTCAATCTGAAAGATTATTCAACAGGTATTGATACTTCTGTAAATTTTGGATTGGGTTATCAATTTAAAGATAAATTCTATACAGACGCAAGATATAACATTTCGTATTCGAATGCTTTCAAAGAAGGAGATGCAAATCACTTCATTAATAATGATATGAAAAACCGAGTTTTTCAAATAACAATTGGTTACTTTTTTTAA
- a CDS encoding M4 family metallopeptidase: MNQIYFKTKYLFVLLGFFVCSVGMAQSPLPNKKTGNAKTELEEPVAKQTKDQVYNKTNDPNFSNDPYGLLTQKEEKRTGKELSEAESKAVLKQSQQSQNLFSQKVTSTTAKTTAQDSVSTKVRSFAKSSALTAKNIFEVKKGEFDLAATDKMQLKSISDNNGRTVATYQQLHNSVPVEGAIYKVRENKTKIDAFGSTAKKLTASSNYKINAATALENALKTVNAKQYIWESKKLGAALNKNISTKPQGELVYVGPNFAAELKDYYLAWKFDIYATNPQSSQTIYVDANTGKVILTINLSRDSSFTGQSIGKGKARYSGEVEFNTKQYADGFRLEALQGKYNVPIYTWNMNHANQAADEVITEFIDEDNIWNELHNKNNDEVALDIHWGMQRTIDYYEEKFNRNSVDNKGMQIIGLAHLGNNVENASWTGGWAQFGDGYDTPYVGLGITAHELTHAVTQFSAGLIYRGESGAMNESFSDIFGISVEFYVGKDKKEDIWMLGNELYTHGSMRSMSNPKAQGQPDTYGGVNWVNPLATTYDNGGVHFNSGITNYWFYLLNEGGQGINDLKNSYDIKAIGLAKAEKIAYITLTEYLSPSSNFSDMRQATLMATEDLYGLGSEEYKQVTNAWYAIGVGAPYLDKQMAIVSVEKPVITCASLKGDEPFYVTIKNTGTTVIKASTLNYKLRLMTPGFGGRLNSIYTNDGTINLPKDLAVGEETILKVQDDIPYVVSPTILNYVEVKFDFKPIEAFGGKDGISFVTNFVNPPVAQDFDLKVVGLNFPAYSGATLSASHSLAVTISNLGCQDIPAGSQLKIGYQDKASENQTIWKDITLDTALKGKSEITIPFGTTIDLSATGLHTYEAFVTYSEDLVTTNNSTINAVYSGVVNQFPYNQSFEGTPGGWHSESLATNQKFIWQPSAYTFRDTNSKYLWATTQLGTTDRMALNADFTLESPVFDFTNVAFPYLEFDIISLFHNGYDGLVVEYSEDNQNWKKVTGIDYPSILHFDDEGTLKGPWFTGINNDFKKKPFGVRLNDLAGKKVAIRFRVVTDDYADGFLGAFLDNIHVDNAPYDLVLTEAKVDAGSCVIDNTKAKITTKIINNFATTSEQVNVTVKILDNANNEVFSKTDKVTLAFAKSRDTITYSIPDINLKNIGENTITVSVFPDDVTKDIRPDDNSFTLKYDNWNNEDLKVSVLPYTMDFEDASKYKGWRTSENKNSSGWRHGTIKELSSPGFFLTEHTQFMASNDDQCNCDASNDMLISPVFDLTNYKEAHLSFDGFGDVKRLSDGYVKVSTDGGQTWNSVFKVPYVNNWIEYHVDLTAYAGKPCVVVAFQHDDNGLFADGFAVDNIKIKETADYLKLSNLSVAQTVYEDAPSHEFLVTAKNASYGNIDKVKIEYQISKNGVAVGEPVVLERKGEILEYQGLVYRINGIPQLAAGNYEISVKLFADGQPRELAESIKGTFEVIAKAPNFDAETFSTVTEGSLFGTKGFVSGQSDRDFAWKVVTKPDNKNLFIPNKDHTGDSAAKMLYHPLENGFTYGELIFPMNKLAETTTAIEFYYAIDSNTNNFFAVDVKTVGGEWTEVWRATKQGNYADKEWQKGTANLNKYAGKSVMLRFRHSLVQGYSYMVVDDLKVINQPVYDISMQILSPKDICGGTDFKVKLTNQGQLAIAANAVQLDLEYVNTLETISESVETAIPVGESIEYIFKKQPKLDLSGDSHVFNISAKLENNPIQQNNEIKNYIYQEVTSDFKIFDNSSIHGYAGKTLYIDALTNFNAKKLGVASYTWSTGEVSHGIEIDKAGDYIVTVVLRNGCTLTEKITATFDTFESDLESGAICGPEVVLNPGNYKSYEWFDGSTKPTYTTKESGDYFVTVYNENGIGKTLSTTISILENNIVPEIQVVGEKKLTASVDAASYQWFLNDRAIPNATEKSIIAIWEGSYSLQITNDNGCNRISTPFDSKGMLLGKITNAFRVFPNPAVDNVNIFLGEKIEGATEIKIYAMDGKAVWNKTYTNIPSTINLSGITPGIYVLECVIKDKKYTAKVIKK; the protein is encoded by the coding sequence ATGAATCAAATTTACTTTAAAACCAAGTATTTGTTTGTTTTACTGGGTTTCTTTGTCTGTTCCGTGGGAATGGCGCAGTCACCTTTGCCAAACAAAAAAACGGGTAATGCGAAAACGGAACTTGAAGAACCAGTCGCAAAGCAAACAAAAGATCAAGTTTATAATAAAACCAATGATCCAAATTTCAGTAATGATCCTTATGGTCTTTTAACCCAAAAAGAAGAAAAGAGAACGGGCAAAGAACTTTCTGAAGCAGAAAGTAAAGCAGTGCTGAAACAATCACAACAAAGCCAAAATTTATTTTCACAGAAAGTAACGAGTACAACTGCGAAAACTACCGCACAAGATTCGGTTAGTACAAAAGTGAGATCTTTTGCAAAATCTTCCGCTTTGACGGCAAAAAATATTTTTGAAGTTAAAAAAGGAGAATTTGATTTAGCTGCAACTGATAAAATGCAATTAAAATCAATCTCTGATAATAATGGCAGAACCGTAGCAACTTATCAGCAATTGCATAATTCTGTGCCGGTGGAAGGAGCGATTTATAAGGTTAGAGAAAATAAAACCAAGATAGATGCATTTGGTTCTACAGCAAAGAAATTAACTGCAAGCAGCAACTATAAAATAAATGCAGCTACAGCTCTGGAAAATGCACTAAAAACGGTAAATGCGAAGCAATATATTTGGGAAAGTAAAAAATTAGGCGCTGCGCTTAATAAAAATATAAGTACAAAACCGCAAGGCGAATTGGTTTATGTTGGACCTAATTTTGCAGCGGAATTAAAGGATTATTACTTGGCTTGGAAATTTGATATCTATGCAACTAATCCGCAATCAAGCCAGACGATTTATGTCGATGCAAATACAGGAAAAGTAATTTTGACTATCAATTTAAGTAGAGATTCAAGCTTTACAGGTCAAAGTATAGGTAAGGGTAAAGCACGTTATTCCGGAGAAGTAGAATTCAATACGAAGCAATATGCTGATGGATTCAGATTGGAAGCTTTGCAAGGAAAATACAATGTGCCAATTTATACCTGGAATATGAATCACGCTAATCAGGCTGCTGATGAGGTGATTACAGAATTTATCGATGAAGATAATATTTGGAATGAATTGCATAACAAGAATAATGATGAGGTTGCCTTGGATATTCATTGGGGTATGCAAAGAACAATCGACTATTATGAGGAAAAATTTAACCGAAATAGTGTCGATAACAAAGGAATGCAAATTATTGGTCTTGCGCATTTAGGGAATAATGTCGAAAATGCTTCATGGACTGGTGGATGGGCACAATTTGGAGATGGTTACGATACGCCTTATGTTGGTTTAGGAATTACGGCACACGAGTTAACACACGCTGTAACACAATTTTCTGCTGGGTTAATCTACCGCGGAGAATCTGGAGCAATGAATGAATCTTTCAGTGATATCTTTGGTATATCTGTTGAATTTTATGTTGGAAAAGACAAAAAAGAAGACATTTGGATGCTGGGTAACGAATTGTATACACACGGCAGTATGAGAAGCATGTCTAACCCGAAAGCTCAAGGTCAGCCTGACACTTACGGAGGAGTAAACTGGGTGAATCCACTAGCGACTACTTACGACAATGGAGGTGTACACTTTAATAGCGGAATCACAAATTACTGGTTTTATCTTTTAAATGAAGGTGGACAAGGTATCAATGATCTTAAAAATAGTTACGATATTAAAGCTATTGGTCTTGCTAAAGCTGAGAAAATAGCCTACATAACGCTTACAGAGTATTTATCGCCTTCTTCAAACTTTAGCGATATGCGTCAGGCAACTCTAATGGCGACAGAAGATCTATACGGATTAGGTTCTGAGGAGTACAAACAAGTAACAAATGCCTGGTATGCTATTGGTGTTGGAGCGCCTTATTTGGATAAACAAATGGCAATTGTTTCGGTTGAAAAACCTGTTATAACTTGTGCTTCTTTAAAAGGAGATGAGCCTTTTTATGTTACCATTAAAAACACGGGAACTACTGTAATTAAAGCAAGTACTTTAAATTATAAATTGCGATTAATGACACCGGGTTTTGGTGGTAGATTAAATAGTATTTATACTAACGATGGCACTATTAATTTACCTAAAGATTTAGCGGTAGGTGAAGAAACGATTTTAAAGGTTCAGGACGACATTCCTTATGTTGTAAGTCCAACTATTTTAAATTATGTCGAAGTTAAATTTGATTTTAAACCTATTGAAGCGTTTGGTGGAAAAGACGGAATTTCCTTTGTGACCAACTTTGTGAATCCTCCTGTGGCACAAGATTTTGATCTTAAAGTTGTAGGATTAAATTTTCCTGCGTATTCAGGTGCGACATTATCAGCAAGCCATTCGTTAGCGGTTACGATCTCTAATTTGGGTTGTCAGGATATACCAGCGGGATCTCAATTGAAAATTGGATATCAGGATAAAGCTTCCGAAAATCAAACAATATGGAAAGATATTACACTGGATACGGCTTTAAAAGGCAAATCAGAAATAACAATTCCTTTTGGAACTACTATTGATTTATCTGCAACAGGATTACATACATATGAGGCTTTTGTAACTTATAGTGAGGATCTTGTAACCACTAATAATAGTACTATAAATGCTGTTTACAGCGGTGTTGTAAATCAATTCCCTTACAATCAAAGTTTTGAAGGAACGCCAGGAGGTTGGCATTCAGAGTCTTTGGCTACAAATCAAAAATTTATATGGCAGCCATCTGCTTATACCTTTAGAGATACCAATTCTAAATATTTATGGGCGACTACACAACTTGGTACTACTGATAGAATGGCTTTAAACGCTGATTTTACATTAGAATCACCAGTATTCGATTTTACCAATGTTGCTTTCCCTTATCTTGAGTTTGATATTATTTCATTGTTTCATAACGGATATGACGGATTAGTTGTTGAATATTCTGAAGATAACCAAAACTGGAAAAAAGTTACAGGTATCGATTATCCTTCTATTTTGCATTTTGATGATGAAGGAACTTTAAAAGGACCTTGGTTTACCGGAATTAATAATGATTTCAAGAAAAAACCTTTTGGAGTACGTTTAAATGACCTTGCAGGTAAAAAAGTAGCTATCCGTTTCCGTGTCGTTACAGATGATTATGCCGATGGATTTTTAGGAGCATTTCTGGATAATATTCACGTAGATAATGCGCCTTATGATTTAGTTCTTACTGAAGCAAAAGTAGATGCAGGTAGTTGTGTTATTGATAATACTAAGGCAAAAATAACGACTAAGATCATTAATAATTTTGCAACAACTTCTGAGCAAGTTAATGTGACAGTAAAAATCCTGGACAATGCAAATAATGAAGTTTTTTCAAAAACAGATAAAGTAACATTAGCATTTGCAAAATCTAGAGATACTATAACATATTCTATTCCGGATATTAATCTAAAAAACATTGGAGAGAATACCATTACGGTTTCTGTTTTTCCTGATGATGTGACTAAAGATATCAGACCAGACGATAATTCGTTCACATTAAAATATGATAATTGGAACAATGAAGATCTAAAAGTATCGGTACTTCCGTATACAATGGATTTTGAAGATGCGAGTAAATATAAAGGCTGGAGAACTTCTGAAAATAAAAATAGTTCAGGGTGGAGACATGGAACAATTAAGGAATTAAGTTCTCCAGGATTTTTCCTGACAGAGCATACACAGTTTATGGCAAGTAATGATGACCAATGTAATTGTGATGCATCAAACGATATGTTGATTTCTCCAGTATTTGATTTGACTAATTATAAAGAAGCGCACTTGTCATTTGATGGTTTTGGAGATGTTAAAAGACTTTCAGACGGATATGTAAAAGTGAGTACAGATGGAGGACAAACCTGGAATAGCGTATTTAAAGTGCCTTACGTTAACAATTGGATCGAATATCATGTAGATTTAACTGCATATGCAGGAAAACCTTGCGTTGTTGTTGCTTTTCAACATGATGATAATGGATTATTTGCCGATGGTTTTGCTGTAGATAATATTAAGATAAAAGAAACAGCAGATTATTTGAAGCTGTCTAATTTAAGCGTAGCCCAAACGGTTTATGAAGATGCGCCTTCACATGAATTTTTAGTAACAGCAAAGAATGCATCGTATGGCAATATTGATAAAGTTAAAATCGAATATCAAATTAGCAAAAATGGTGTTGCCGTTGGTGAACCAGTTGTTTTAGAAAGAAAAGGAGAGATATTAGAATATCAGGGACTTGTTTATAGAATAAATGGTATTCCGCAATTAGCAGCAGGAAATTATGAAATTAGCGTAAAATTATTTGCAGACGGACAACCAAGAGAATTGGCAGAAAGTATTAAAGGAACTTTTGAAGTTATTGCAAAAGCACCAAATTTTGATGCCGAAACTTTTTCTACTGTAACAGAAGGATCTTTGTTTGGAACAAAAGGATTTGTTTCAGGTCAAAGTGATAGAGATTTTGCATGGAAAGTAGTTACTAAACCTGATAATAAGAATTTATTTATTCCAAACAAAGATCATACTGGAGATAGTGCTGCAAAGATGCTTTACCATCCGCTTGAAAATGGGTTTACTTATGGAGAATTAATATTTCCTATGAATAAGTTAGCCGAAACTACGACTGCTATTGAATTTTATTATGCAATTGATAGTAACACCAATAATTTTTTTGCTGTAGATGTGAAAACCGTTGGAGGCGAATGGACTGAAGTATGGAGAGCTACTAAACAAGGAAATTATGCGGATAAAGAATGGCAAAAAGGAACCGCTAATTTAAATAAATATGCAGGAAAATCTGTAATGTTGAGGTTTAGACATTCTTTGGTACAAGGATATTCTTATATGGTAGTAGATGATTTAAAAGTCATCAATCAGCCTGTGTATGACATATCAATGCAAATTTTATCACCAAAAGATATATGTGGCGGAACTGATTTTAAAGTTAAATTAACCAATCAGGGACAACTTGCAATTGCAGCAAATGCAGTTCAGTTAGATTTAGAATATGTAAACACGCTTGAAACTATTTCTGAATCTGTTGAAACAGCAATTCCTGTTGGAGAAAGCATCGAGTATATTTTCAAAAAACAACCTAAACTTGATTTAAGCGGCGATTCACATGTCTTTAATATTAGTGCTAAATTGGAAAATAATCCAATTCAACAAAACAATGAGATAAAGAATTATATCTATCAGGAAGTAACATCAGATTTTAAAATATTTGATAACTCATCAATTCACGGATACGCAGGTAAAACTTTATACATTGATGCCTTAACTAATTTTAATGCCAAAAAACTAGGAGTTGCTTCATACACATGGAGTACAGGTGAAGTTTCTCACGGTATCGAAATAGACAAAGCAGGAGATTATATCGTAACTGTAGTCTTGAGAAACGGATGTACACTTACTGAAAAAATCACGGCAACATTTGACACTTTTGAATCTGATTTAGAAAGTGGAGCTATTTGTGGTCCTGAAGTTGTTTTAAATCCTGGAAACTACAAATCTTACGAATGGTTTGATGGTTCAACAAAACCAACTTATACTACAAAAGAAAGTGGTGATTATTTCGTAACGGTTTATAATGAAAACGGAATTGGTAAAACTTTAAGTACGACCATTTCAATTCTTGAAAACAATATTGTACCGGAAATTCAGGTTGTAGGCGAGAAAAAACTAACAGCTTCAGTTGATGCAGCTTCGTATCAATGGTTTTTGAATGATAGAGCTATTCCAAATGCAACTGAAAAATCGATTATTGCAATTTGGGAAGGAAGTTATAGTCTTCAAATAACTAATGATAACGGTTGTAACAGAATTTCGACGCCATTTGATTCAAAAGGTATGTTGCTTGGAAAAATTACAAATGCGTTTAGAGTATTCCCTAATCCGGCAGTTGATAATGTAAACATCTTTTTAGGTGAAAAAATTGAAGGAGCTACAGAAATCAAAATTTACGCTATGGATGGAAAAGCAGTATGGAATAAAACTTATACAAATATTCCGTCAACTATAAATCTAAGCGGCATAACTCCTGGGATTTATGTGTTAGAATGTGTTATAAAAGATAAAAAATATACAGCCAAGGTTATTAAAAAATAA
- a CDS encoding ankyrin repeat domain-containing protein: protein MKNIKILVLLSLVAFISCDKKGDKKTISNSNKIETVKSDDKGNYIKKAIELNQADFVHYIDTVKNINTFYQFDESNSYTILGYCCKFNRYDFVKRLISRKADIKLGEEDDYYQYDALYVAIENQHEKLVDLLLENKANVNSTYTESGLSPLSLACQFSNFHIIEALINHNADIKGNYNRATDMASIPIIEAVMSKNKEAIKLLVEKGADVNQVDLDGISALSYAKTNDQEIYNLLNLLLKEKVKFSIPITEKFLGKFEAHVDGEYSTEGRGNTTYYFTITTNEIVLKSESFMGDYLCQGNYKGVEKEDILELYYIENDDRCKHSKPNFFIKKDGEKYFIKGVGGEATYNDWVKIDKK, encoded by the coding sequence ATGAAGAATATCAAAATATTGGTCTTATTATCTTTAGTTGCTTTTATTTCCTGTGATAAAAAAGGAGACAAAAAAACAATTTCAAATAGTAATAAAATAGAAACCGTTAAATCTGATGATAAGGGAAATTATATAAAAAAAGCAATCGAATTAAATCAGGCAGATTTTGTTCATTATATAGATACAGTTAAAAATATAAATACGTTTTATCAATTCGATGAATCCAATTCCTATACAATATTAGGATATTGCTGCAAATTTAACAGATATGATTTTGTAAAAAGGCTTATTTCAAGAAAAGCCGATATAAAATTGGGTGAAGAAGATGATTATTATCAATATGATGCACTTTATGTTGCAATTGAAAATCAACACGAAAAGTTAGTTGATTTACTTTTAGAAAATAAAGCAAATGTAAATAGTACCTACACAGAATCGGGTCTTTCACCACTTTCCCTGGCTTGTCAATTTTCTAATTTTCATATTATTGAAGCATTAATTAATCATAATGCTGACATAAAAGGTAATTATAATCGAGCAACTGATATGGCTTCCATTCCTATAATAGAAGCTGTAATGAGTAAAAACAAAGAAGCAATTAAACTATTAGTAGAAAAAGGTGCAGATGTAAATCAAGTTGATTTAGATGGGATTTCAGCCTTAAGTTATGCTAAAACTAATGATCAGGAAATTTATAATTTATTAAATCTGTTGTTAAAAGAGAAAGTAAAATTTAGCATCCCAATAACTGAAAAATTTCTAGGCAAATTTGAAGCACACGTAGATGGCGAATATAGTACAGAAGGAAGAGGAAATACTACTTATTATTTTACAATTACAACAAACGAAATTGTATTAAAGTCAGAATCTTTTATGGGAGATTATTTATGTCAAGGAAATTATAAAGGAGTTGAAAAAGAGGATATTTTAGAATTATACTATATCGAAAATGACGATCGTTGTAAACACTCAAAACCTAATTTCTTTATAAAAAAGGATGGAGAAAAATATTTTATCAAAGGAGTTGGAGGCGAAGCAACTTATAATGATTGGGTAAAAATCGACAAAAAATAA